In Mycteria americana isolate JAX WOST 10 ecotype Jacksonville Zoo and Gardens chromosome Z unlocalized genomic scaffold, USCA_MyAme_1.0 Scaffold_18, whole genome shotgun sequence, the following are encoded in one genomic region:
- the LOC142402934 gene encoding neuronal regeneration-related protein-like has protein sequence MVYQPRLMIWVSQKLFPTSPGNGEFPKGYLPISKEVNRKKKSEAEVAFLTPVNGYGQDFTKINYLYSFQS, from the exons GTTTATCAACCAAGGTTAATGATTTGGGTTAGCCAGAAACTCTTTCCAACCAGCCCAGGGAATGGGGAATTTCCAAAG ggaTATCTTCCTATCTCAAAGGAAGTAAATCGCAAGAAGAAAAGTGAGGCTGAAGTGGCATTCCTGACTCCAGTAAATGGCTATGGACAAGATTTCACCAAAATCAATTACCTCTACTCTTTTCAGTCATAA